One region of Salvia miltiorrhiza cultivar Shanhuang (shh) chromosome 3, IMPLAD_Smil_shh, whole genome shotgun sequence genomic DNA includes:
- the LOC131018247 gene encoding uncharacterized protein LOC131018247: MVKLVVLVEFLKKLVVLVEGERLKGGGGRALLVEEGCEGGRFCWSGRAAEMGLCWWGKAATRIDEINLASLVAARIERGAVEELVDESLGYGMDAETVRMIEAMARLAFRPLPGGLCQTPNTVLSNTASVLYRERGGEEEAEGAPPLPDVGDGGGDEAGAETTRPGRRRFAAGGEAEDGRGDKAGGGGASRQGRSRRWWRQRGLGGGASDFNPQAAWNPRSTTPGSDEAGAAVDDVEEVGGVHAGLTEEEGGGTDGGGGGGEELRAHGEDAAELENELDELLKREELMWKQRSRADWMAEGDRNSGFFHKIAEGRKKRNHIREIQCPDGTKTSKTDRMEAIFQNHFQELFSSGPIHNPADVLSSIEPVVTDGMNRDLMRPFTKDDIVQALNQMHPLKAPGPDGMSALFYKSFWSTVNHDIVPILLDILNNGVSPGPLNSTFICLIPKKKSCVYPADFRPINLCNVVYKLISKVITNRLKLCLPSIVHESQSAFVPGRQITDNALLAFEIFHMMKLNKAKNRGVFAFKLDMAKAYDRVEWSFLEAIMLHLGFNSAFVDLIMRCVTSVSFRVLVNGFPGNHFEPGRGLRQGDPLSHFLFLFCAEALSGLLRRAETSQLLHGARLCKTAPRVSHLLFADDCIIFGRGNEVEVDTVKRVINDYEGVSGQLVNLEKSSISFSGGVDEGRQVMLANLLGVQRAGQSSYYLGIPSVVGRSKTKIFQMLVDRTRKKAKDWKRRFLSGAGKTVLIKSVLQSIPTYLMSCFAIPDQICQRLNSVAASFFWGQKNEERRIHWKSWKKLCTSKHNGGLGFRDISLFNQAMLAKQAWRLLVNDTSLLARSLKARYFPMNDLLLASNAHNPSFAWKSLLVGRDLLAKGITWRIGNGARIRIGVDPWIPDGKGSFNVAKVEHRHVLLKAEVLFDDDQNQWNTESLTDMLPLSDRWTIQAQLRINPHVLDRPFWPRGKSNMYTVKSGYNLAMEIVGQTEASSSNSFSPISTWIWGLDVIPKVKLFMWRCFVNAIPTTEALGKKGIEVDVLCRRCGIGVESLEHALRDCEWVRYLWAMSPLRLRPLDQDASCSIVEWFDKIRCNPQREVHSLFAALAWSCWYARNLLVFQHKELSHLECLAVANRAIWVAPNRSVGPRQRATHIDCNSEFDAKISTDVAVDLGKGIGIGAVLTSGNGNVVGCRFGFQRGAYTVVEGEALAMIEGLKFCQERGVDNIIAETDCQQLYWKVVRHEEDLSYLGDSLRVIDELSRSFRRVSFSWTPREGNSVADKVASFALNSFSPMLSSVSLPFAVNSVGLS; this comes from the exons ATGGTGAAATTGGTGGTTTTGGTTGAGTTTTTGAAGAAATTGGTGGTTTTGGTCGAGGGAGAGAGACTGAAGGGCGGCGGAGGGCGGGCTCTGTTAGTGGAGGAGGGATGCGAAGGGGGGAGGTTCTGCTGGTCGGGGAGGGCGGCAGAGATGGGGCTCTGCTGGTGGGGGAAGGCGGCGACCCGAATCGACGAGATCAATCTGGCCAGCCTCGTCGCGGCTCGGATTGAGAGGGGCGCAGTAGAGGAGCTGGTTGACGAGTCCCTTGGGTATGGGATGGATGCGGAGACTGTGAGGATGATTGAGGCGATGGCGCGGCTGGCGTTTAG ACCACTTCCCGGCGGCCTCTGCCAGACGCCAAACACTGTCCTCAGCAACACCGCCTCCGTTCTGTACCGTGAAagaggaggagaagaagaagccgaAGGAGCGCCGCCCCTACCTGACGTcggagatggcggaggcgacgaggccgggGCAGAGACGACGAGGCCtgggcggcggcgcttcgcggcGGGGGGTGAAGCAGAAGATGGCAGAGGCGACAAGGCcgggggcggcggcgcttcgcggcAGGGGCGAAGCAGGAGATGGTGGAGGCAACGAGGCCTAGGCGGCGGCGCTTCGGATTTCAATCCCCAAGCCGCCTGGAACCCTAGATCTACCACGCCTGGAA GCGATGAGGCAGGGGCGGCGGTGGACGACGTAGAGGAGGTCGGCGGCGTCCACGCGGGCCTCACGGAGGAGGAAGGTGGTGGCACGgacggcggtggaggaggaggtgagGAGCTCCGGGCACATGGGGAAGATGCGGCGGAG CTTGAGAATGAGTTAGATGAGCTTCTAAAACGGGAGGAATTGATGTGGAAGCAGAGATCGAGGGCGGATTGGATGGCTGAGGGGGATAGGAATTCTGGTTTCTTCCATAAGATTGCTGAAGGAAGGAAGAAAAGAAATCACATTCGTGAAATTCAGTGCCCGGATGGTACAAAGACCAGTAAGACCGATAGGATGGAGGCAATTTTTCAGAATCACTTTCAGGAGCTCTTCTCTTCTGGCCCTATTCATAACCCCGCTGATGTCCTCAGTTCCATAGAGCCTGTGGTTACCGATGGGATGAACAGGGATTTGATGCGACCTTTCACCAAAGACGATATTGTTCAAGCCCTCAACCAGATGCATCCTTTGAAAGCCCCCGGGCCCGATGGTATGTCGGCTCTCTTTTACAAGTCTTTTTGGTCGACTGTTAATCATGATATTGTCCCTATCCTTCTTGATATTCTTAATAATGGTGTGTCCCCTGGTCCTCTTAACTCCACCTTTATTTGTCTCATCCCTAAAAAGAAATCTTGTGTCTACCCTGCTGATTTTAGGCCTATCAATCTTTGTAATGTTGTTTACAAGCTCATTTCAAAGGTCATTACTAATCGGCTTAAGTTGTGTCTCCCGTCTATTGTGCATGAGAGTCAGTCTGCGTTTGTCCCTGGTCGTCAAATTACTGACAATGCGTTGCTTGCTTTTGAGATTTTCCACATGATGAAACTTAATAAAGCCAAAAATCGTGGAGTGTTTGCGTTTAAGCTTGATATGGCAAAAGCTTATGACCGTGTTGAGTGGAGCTTTCTTGAAGCTATTATGTTACATTTGGGTTTTAATTCGGCTTTTGTGGATTTAATCATGAGGTGTGTTACCTCTGTTTCTTTTAGAGTTCTTGTGAATGGCTTCCCAGGTAACCATTTCGAGCCGGGGCGGGGGCTGCGTCAAGGTGATCCACTttcccattttctcttcttGTTCTGTGCTGAAGCTCTGTCGGGCCTTCTTCGAAGGGCCGAAACTAGTCAGCTCCTGCATGGAGCCCGGTTATGTAAAACTGCACCGAGGGTGAGTCATCTCCTTTTTGCGGATGACTGCATTATTTTTGGTAGGGGGAATGAAGTGGAGGTTGATACTGTGAAGCGGGTCATTAACGACTATGAAGGAGTGTCGGGGCAACTTGTGAATCTCGAGAAATCCTCTATTTCGTTTAGTGGAGGCGTGGATGAGGGAAGGCAGGTGATGTTGGCGAATCTGTTGGGTGTGCAAAGAGCGGGACAATCTTCCTATTACCTTGGAATTCCCAGCGTGGTTGGTCgttcaaaaacaaaaatattccAAATGTTGGTGGATAGGACCCGAAAGAAAGCAAAAGATTGGAAAAGGAGGTTTCTCTCTGGAGCTGGTAAAACTGTTCTCATCAAATCTGTTCTCCAGTCCATTCCTACTTATTTGATGAGCTGTTTTGCTATTCCGGACCAAATTTGCCAACGGTTGAACAGTGTGGCTGCAAGTTTTTTCTGGGGCCAGAAAAATGAGGAACGTCGCATTCACTGGAAGAGCTGGAAAAAACTTTGTACCTCAAAACATAATGGTGGATTGGGTTTTCGGGATATCTCCCTTTTTAACCAAGCCATGTTAGCCAAACAAGCGTGGCGACTTCTGGTGAATGATACTTCTCTCCTTGCCCGCTCTTTGAAAGCGAGATACTTTCCAATGAATGATTTGCTTTTGGCTAGTAATGCTCACAACCCATCATTTGCATGGAAAAGTTTACTAGTAGGCCGTGATTTGCTTGCGAAAGGTATCACTTGGAGAATTGGTAATGGGGCTCGTATTCGAATTGGTGTGGATCCATGGATTCCTGATGGGAAAGGCTCTTTTAATGTTGCAAAAGTGGAGCATAGACATGTCTTGCTGAAGGCGGAAGTTTTATTTGATGATGATCAGAATCAGTGGAACACCGAATCTCTTACTGATATGTTGCCTCTTTCTGATCGTTGGACTATTCAGGCGCAGCTTAGAATCAATCCTCATGTACTTGATAGACCTTTCTGGCCTCGAGGGAAGTCTAATATGTATACTGTTAAATCCGGCTATAATCTGGCTATGGAGATCGTGGGTCAGACTGAGGCATCGAGTTCTAATTCTTTCTCTCCCATCTCGACTTGGATATGGGGCCTTGATGTGATCCCAAAGGTGAAATTGTTCATGTGGCGTTGTTTCGTCAATGCAATTCCCACGACGGAGGCTCTTGGTAAAAAAGGTATTGAGGTTGATGTCTTGTGTCGTCGATGTGGAATCGGAGTGGAATCGCTTGAGCATGCTTTGAGGGACTGTGAATGGGTTAGATATCTGTGGGCTATGTCTCCGCTTCGGCTTCGTCCTCTTGATCAGGATGCTTCATGTTCTATAGTGGAATGGTTTGACAAAATTAGATGTAATCCTCAAAGAGAGGTTCATAGTCTGTTTGCCGCGCTTGCATGGTCCTGTTGGTATGCTCGGAACTTACTGGTTTTCCAACATAAGGAGCTCTCACACCTTGAATGTCTTGCTGTTGCAAATAGAGCTATCTGGGTGGCCCCGAATCGATCTGTTGGTCCGAGGCAACGTGCTACACATATTGACTGCAATAGCGAGTTTGATGCCAAGATTTCCACGGATGTGGCGGTGGATTTGGGGAAAGGGATTGGCATTGGCGCGGTGTTGACATCAGGAAATGGCAATGTGGTTGGATGCAGATTTGGCTTTCAAAGAGGCGCTTATACGGTGGTTGAAGGAGAAGCGTTGGCCATGATCGAGGGGTTGAAGTTCTGCCAAGAAAGAGGGGTGGATAACATTATCGCTGAAACTGATTGTCAACAATTATATTGGAAAGTGGTTAGGCATGAAGAGGATCTTTCCTATCTCGGTGATTCGTTGAGGGTGATTGATGAGTTGAGTCGATCGTTCCGTCGAGTTTCGTTCAGCTGGACTCCAAGAGAGGGTAATTCAGTGGCTGATAAAGTTGCTTCTTTTGCTCTTAATTCCTTTTCTCCCATGTTGTCGTCTGTGAGTTTGCCTTTTGCTGTGAACTCGGTTGGCTTGAGCTAA